Proteins from one Calditrichota bacterium genomic window:
- a CDS encoding 4Fe-4S dicluster domain-containing protein, which translates to MTSERYQKLRQLAKLMNQQNITGIPVTRQLLECFDVVITPEENDFLLKMGRERFTFEQAFAGANLSKEDFSNFLTGMLKKGLLWSEYDDDGTEYFKLAPILVGWFEIYLSDGQKTEQKKEFARKVDELFKFWGKFNRFPARNLLNLQVGKGTPHKQIFAATKTEKKKPVKVQLNQKVEASDTQIYPAKSVFELIEKYGDKNEIAVLHCFCRQWHKMVDEPCAFEHPAESCIVIGQRSKYIVKYGIGRYISKSEVLELIEVLQKKGAVHQVFHDREDINLPEIAICNCCWDCCGILGSYNRGLLPLFVKAHYLAKIVDVDRCTACGLCVKFCPVNALKLENDKIVLDASKCIGCGQCELKCARGVMRLFPLERDVALPLVKKSDARIHE; encoded by the coding sequence ATGACTTCCGAACGCTATCAAAAACTCCGCCAACTGGCAAAATTGATGAATCAGCAAAACATCACCGGCATTCCGGTCACGAGACAATTGCTGGAATGTTTCGATGTGGTGATTACGCCTGAGGAAAATGATTTTCTGCTGAAAATGGGCAGAGAACGATTTACTTTTGAACAAGCTTTTGCTGGTGCAAATTTATCAAAAGAAGATTTCTCAAACTTCCTCACCGGAATGCTCAAAAAAGGTTTGCTGTGGAGTGAATACGATGATGATGGAACAGAATATTTCAAACTGGCGCCGATTTTAGTGGGCTGGTTTGAGATTTATCTTTCCGATGGTCAGAAGACCGAGCAGAAAAAGGAATTCGCGCGCAAAGTGGATGAACTGTTCAAATTCTGGGGGAAATTCAATCGCTTTCCGGCGCGGAATTTGTTGAATTTGCAAGTGGGAAAAGGCACGCCGCATAAGCAAATTTTTGCAGCCACTAAAACAGAAAAAAAGAAACCGGTCAAAGTTCAACTAAATCAAAAAGTGGAAGCTTCGGACACGCAAATTTATCCGGCGAAGAGCGTGTTCGAGTTGATCGAAAAATACGGCGATAAAAATGAGATCGCGGTTTTGCATTGCTTTTGTCGACAGTGGCACAAAATGGTGGACGAGCCTTGCGCTTTTGAGCATCCGGCGGAGTCGTGCATTGTCATCGGACAACGGAGCAAATACATCGTCAAATACGGCATTGGCAGATACATTTCCAAATCCGAGGTGCTGGAACTCATCGAGGTTTTGCAAAAGAAAGGCGCTGTGCACCAGGTTTTTCACGACCGCGAGGACATCAATTTACCGGAAATCGCGATTTGCAATTGCTGCTGGGACTGTTGCGGGATTCTCGGTTCGTACAATCGCGGTTTGCTGCCGCTGTTTGTGAAGGCGCATTATCTGGCAAAAATAGTGGACGTTGATCGTTGTACCGCCTGCGGTCTCTGTGTGAAGTTTTGTCCGGTGAACGCGCTGAAGCTCGAAAATGACAAAATCGTCCTCGATGCGAGCAAATGCATCGGCTGCGGTCAGTGTGAATTGAAATGCGCCAGAGGCGTGATGCGGCTTTTTCCTCTGGAAAGGGATGTGGCATTGCCGCTGGTAAAAAAGTCTGACGCGAGAATTCATGAATAA